TAAGGCTTAAGCATTAGTCTTTAAAAGCCCGTTCCAGGTATTCCTCCCAGGTCTTAAGAAAGGTCTTGAGCTCTATAAGCATTTTTTCACGCTCGTTTTTAAGGGTTTCTATCTCAAAAAGGATTTCATCCCGTTTGTCTTTGGCATCTTTAATTAAGCGGTCAGCTTCTTCCCGAGCCTCAAGCAAAAAGGCCTTGGCCTCAGCTTCTGCCTCTTTTTTTATGCTCTCTGCCAGGTTTTCCGCTTTAAGCAGGGCCTCTTTGATATGCTTTTCTTCGCGTGTAAGTCGTTCTAACTCTTTTTTAAGTTTTGACACTTCGTCTTTTAAGGCGTTATTTTCCCGCTGAAGCTCTTTAAAGGCTTCAGCTATTTCTTCCAAAAATTCTTCTACCTCGCCTTTATTGTAGCCAAAAAGAGACGACGAAAAGCTTTTTTCTTGGATATCAATAGGGGTAAGATCCATAGAAATCACCTCAAAGCGTAAGCAAGGTCATAAAGAGACGGCACCAAAAATTGTTTTAAAAACATAATTACCAAAATGGCAATCAAAGGAGAAAGATCAATGCCTCCCATTGGTGGGATAAAACGCCTAATTCTTGCTAGCACAGGTTCAGTTGCTCCGTAAAGAAACCTCACAATGGGATTATAGGGATCAGGATTCACCCAGGAAAGAAGCGCCCTGATAATGATAATCCACATGTAAATAGAAAGCGCAACGTCAATGACCTGTGCCAACGCCCGTAAGAAGTTCGACAAGATAAACATCTACCGCCTCCGAATTCAAAAATTTAAAGTCCACCGCGGCCAAAAGGACAAACCGGAAAAGTGCACTTCTTACACCCAAAACAAAACCCTCCGTGGCCAAGCTTGGCAAGCTCTTTACGCGTTATTTTTTCGCCACAGATAACCCTTGGAAGCACCAAATCAAGCACCGTGGTCTTAAAATACATGCCACAGGCAGGTATCCCCAAAATAGGCACCTTCCCTTTATAAGCCACCAAAAACATAGCCCCAGGAAGCACCGGGCTCCCGTAAGCCAGGGAATCAACTCCTAACGCGGCGATAGCCTTAGGCGAGACATCGTCAGGGTCAACAGACATGCCCCCGGTAACAAGCACCAACTCTGCGCCACTGGCAAGCATGTCCGAAATAGCTTTGGTAATGAAATCTTCCTGGTCAGGACAAAACTTAACACCCAGAATCTCCAGGCCAAATTTCTTAAGTTTGGGGGTAAGCGCCGGGACAAAGGCGTCTTCCACCCGGCCGTAATAGACTTCGTTTCCCGTGATAACAAGGGCGGCTTTCCTAATAGTAGGGGGCTTTACCGTAAGTATCTTTTGCGAGGCGCAAATTTTTTCGACTTCATCAAGAAGCTTTCCCTTAACTACCAGCGGAATGGCCCGCCCCGCAGCAATGGCTTCCTGCTTACGCACAAAAAAGCCATCATGCTTGGTGGAAAGCATTATCTCACCCAGGAGATTGAGCTGATAAAGGGCCTCGGTGTCTATCTTCAAAAGGCCTTCATAAGCAGCATGAAAAGTGACTTTTCCTTCTTTGATGTTTGGGTCATGGTAAACCCCTTCGCCTGCCACGGCATTGGCAAGGCGAAGAGCAGCTTCGTCTTCGTGGATTTCGCCTTCTTCAAGCTCAAGGGCGTAAATGTGGTCCTTTCCCATACGTTTTAAGCGCGGGATGTCTTCTTCCTTCACCACGTGGCCTTTTTTAAAGGCTGGACCCTTAAACTCTCCTGGACGAATCTCGGTAAGGTCGTGGGGAATAACCATCCCCACGGCCTCTTCCACTGGAACTCGTCTCACTCTCATTGGGTAAATCCTTTTTTGCGTGCCTTGTTATCGTAGGCTTCGATAATACGCTGTACCAGCGGATGGCGCACTACGTCCTGTTTGTCAAAAAACACAAAGGCAATGCCTTCTATCCCCTGCAGCAGCTCAACCGCCTCGATAAGCCCGCTTTTCCGGGCATCAGGAAGGTCTATCTGGGTAATGTCTCCGGTGATAACCGCACGGGAACTGAACCCAAGGCGCGTGAGAAACATCTTCATCTGCTCAGAGGTGGTATTCTGGGCCTCGTCAAGGATGATGAACGCTTCGTTAAGGGTGCGCCCACGCATAAACGCAAGAGGCGCAACTTCTATCGCACCTTTTTGGATAAGGCGTGAGGCCTTATCATAAGGGAGCATGTCGTATAAGGCATCATAAAGCGGACGCAGGTAAGGATTTACCTTTTCTACCATGTCTCCTGGGAGGAAGCCGAGTTTTTCTCCTGCTTCCACTGCCGGGCGCACCAGGATAATACGCTGGATCTCTCCGCGCATGAAATAAGAAATGGCCATGGCCATGGCAAGATAGGTTTTGCCTGTCCCCGCAGGGCCTACCCCAAAGACGATATCGTGGTTCCTGATGGCGTCAATGTAAATTTTCTGGTTAAGGGTCTTGGGGGTTATGACCTTGCGCCCTGAACTTACAAAGACCGTCTCAAGGAATATGTCTTTCAAGTTAATGAGCGGGTTCTGGCTAATAATGCGCGTGGCATACTCTACGTCACTCGGATAAAGCGTATAGCCCGCTTTAAGAAGCCCGTAAAGTTGTTCACAGGTACGGTCGGCAAGCTCGGTATCCAGGCGCTCACCAGTAATGTGCATTTCGTTGCCACGCACCTGGATATGCACGTTAAAGGCCCTTTCTATCGTTTTTAAGTGTGCGCCCTTTTCGCCGTAAAGCCAACGCGCCAGGGCATTGTCTTCAAAGGTACGCTGTAAAGTAATTACTTCGGGTGTTCTAGCCATTTTTTCCTTCATAATCTTTCACTTCATTAAATTTTTTGATTTTTTTCGCTAAAAGTATAACCATCTTTTGGCCCTTGCCCAAGTGGCCCTATACCCGGATAGGGGCTTTTTGCTTTTTTAGCTCTTCAAGCCTGCGGTTGTAAAAATCTATGACTTCACGACGGCCAAGCATCCCCAAAAATTCCCGGGGATCATCATCTGAAACCACTGGAAGAGCGTCAATGTTGCGGACAGTAAACTTGCGAAAGGCGGTGTGAATGTCTTCTGAAGGATGCGTGGTGATAATATCGTATCTGGCAACATCTTTTATGGTAAGAAGATCCCAGGCTTCTGGTTGCTTAAGTATTTCCCGAATATCGTTCAAAGAAAAAATGCCAACCAGTTTTCCTTCTTCATTTACCACGGGGAAATAGTGCTGTTCTGTTTCGAAAAATACCTTTACAAACTCCCGAAAAGGCATGCTTTCTGGGAACACGAGCCATTTTTTCCGCTTCGGATCAAAAACGTCTTTCACCTTGGCCTCAGCCAGAACATCCAGAAAAAATTCTCCGCGATGAGCAGGAGAATCAAACTTGGTGGGAACCTGCCACTCGTAAAGACTTTGATAGCGGAAGGCACTTGAAAAGAATTTCTGTACGAAATAAGCCATAATGACCGAAAGGGCGGCGGCCCCAAGCATGTGAAAGGCTCCAGTCATCTCAATAACCATAAAGAGGGTCGCCAGAGGAACGCGCGCTGCTGCGCCAAAAACCGAAAGCATGCCTACTACCACGTAAGGCGCAGGGGGTTCCTGAAAACAGTAAGCAAGCAAGGCACCTAACATGGCCCCTACGAAAAGACTTGGCGCATAGACTCCGCCAGAGCCACCTGAGCCCACGGTAAGCCCTAGGGCCAAAATTTTGGCAAAAATGAGCACCAGCATAAGCTTTGCCGGAAGACTTCCATCAATAGCCGCCTGAATCCAGGGATAGCCCCCTCCCAAGACCTGAGGAAAAGCTACGGCCAAAAGCCCTACGCCTAAGCCGCCTAGGGCCGGTTTTAAAATCTGGGGAAACTTAAGGCCTTTGAAAAAATCCCTTATGCGGTAAAAGGCCTCTGGCAAAATGATGGCTATAATTCCTGAACACACCCCTAAGCTTGCAAAAAAGAGATATTGATCAGGCCTGGTGACGCTTATATCCGGAACATGAAAAAGCGGCTCCCAGGTAACAAATATGCCGTTTAGCACGTAGCCGGTGACAGAGCCCAACAAACAAAAGAGCACGGTATGGGATTCAATGTCCATTTCACTATAGAGGATGCCAATGGCAAACATGGCCGCGCCAATAGGGGAACGAAAAACCGCCCCAAGCCCTGCCGCCATACCTACCAGCAAGAGAAGACGCCGCTCAGGGACTGAACGCTTAGTAAGGGTGGCGTAAAGCGAGGCAATGCCAGCACTTATCTGGACTACGGGGCCTTCTCGGCCAGCTGAGCCCCCTGAGCCAATGGTAATGGCCGAGGCAATCATTTTCACAAAAGGTACCCTGGGCCTGATATAACCGTCTTCATAATGGTACGCCTTGATAGCAGCATCTGTGCCGTGACCTTCTGCCTCAGGAGCTAGGCTGTAAACAATTAGACCAGAAAGCAGCCCTCCCAGGGTGGTGGAAAGCGGGATAAGATAACGCGCGGTCTCTGATAAAACCTTTCCGGGTTCGTAGCCCACAAGATTTATCAGGAAGAGATGCTGCGCTTGATCCACTAAAAAAGTAAAAACCTGAGCAGCTAAAAAGCCTACAACTCCCAAAAAGAGGGAATCAATGATTAGGCGTGTGTGTTCTCTTTTCAAGGCCCGGTCTCGGTTTGTCTTTTAAGTTCGTTTAAGCGGCGGTTGTAAAAGTCTATTACCTCCCTGCGGCTAATCATCCCCAGAAATCTTTTAGGATCATC
The nucleotide sequence above comes from Thermodesulfatator atlanticus DSM 21156. Encoded proteins:
- a CDS encoding YggT family protein encodes the protein MFILSNFLRALAQVIDVALSIYMWIIIIRALLSWVNPDPYNPIVRFLYGATEPVLARIRRFIPPMGGIDLSPLIAILVIMFLKQFLVPSLYDLAYALR
- a CDS encoding molybdopterin-binding protein; this translates as MRRVPVEEAVGMVIPHDLTEIRPGEFKGPAFKKGHVVKEEDIPRLKRMGKDHIYALELEEGEIHEDEAALRLANAVAGEGVYHDPNIKEGKVTFHAAYEGLLKIDTEALYQLNLLGEIMLSTKHDGFFVRKQEAIAAGRAIPLVVKGKLLDEVEKICASQKILTVKPPTIRKAALVITGNEVYYGRVEDAFVPALTPKLKKFGLEILGVKFCPDQEDFITKAISDMLASGAELVLVTGGMSVDPDDVSPKAIAALGVDSLAYGSPVLPGAMFLVAYKGKVPILGIPACGMYFKTTVLDLVLPRVICGEKITRKELAKLGHGGFCFGCKKCTFPVCPFGRGGL
- a CDS encoding DivIVA domain-containing protein, producing MDLTPIDIQEKSFSSSLFGYNKGEVEEFLEEIAEAFKELQRENNALKDEVSKLKKELERLTREEKHIKEALLKAENLAESIKKEAEAEAKAFLLEAREEADRLIKDAKDKRDEILFEIETLKNEREKMLIELKTFLKTWEEYLERAFKD
- a CDS encoding PhoH family protein is translated as MARTPEVITLQRTFEDNALARWLYGEKGAHLKTIERAFNVHIQVRGNEMHITGERLDTELADRTCEQLYGLLKAGYTLYPSDVEYATRIISQNPLINLKDIFLETVFVSSGRKVITPKTLNQKIYIDAIRNHDIVFGVGPAGTGKTYLAMAMAISYFMRGEIQRIILVRPAVEAGEKLGFLPGDMVEKVNPYLRPLYDALYDMLPYDKASRLIQKGAIEVAPLAFMRGRTLNEAFIILDEAQNTTSEQMKMFLTRLGFSSRAVITGDITQIDLPDARKSGLIEAVELLQGIEGIAFVFFDKQDVVRHPLVQRIIEAYDNKARKKGFTQ
- a CDS encoding chloride channel protein, whose protein sequence is MKREHTRLIIDSLFLGVVGFLAAQVFTFLVDQAQHLFLINLVGYEPGKVLSETARYLIPLSTTLGGLLSGLIVYSLAPEAEGHGTDAAIKAYHYEDGYIRPRVPFVKMIASAITIGSGGSAGREGPVVQISAGIASLYATLTKRSVPERRLLLLVGMAAGLGAVFRSPIGAAMFAIGILYSEMDIESHTVLFCLLGSVTGYVLNGIFVTWEPLFHVPDISVTRPDQYLFFASLGVCSGIIAIILPEAFYRIRDFFKGLKFPQILKPALGGLGVGLLAVAFPQVLGGGYPWIQAAIDGSLPAKLMLVLIFAKILALGLTVGSGGSGGVYAPSLFVGAMLGALLAYCFQEPPAPYVVVGMLSVFGAAARVPLATLFMVIEMTGAFHMLGAAALSVIMAYFVQKFFSSAFRYQSLYEWQVPTKFDSPAHRGEFFLDVLAEAKVKDVFDPKRKKWLVFPESMPFREFVKVFFETEQHYFPVVNEEGKLVGIFSLNDIREILKQPEAWDLLTIKDVARYDIITTHPSEDIHTAFRKFTVRNIDALPVVSDDDPREFLGMLGRREVIDFYNRRLEELKKQKAPIRV